The proteins below are encoded in one region of Eubacterium sp. 1001713B170207_170306_E7:
- a CDS encoding cadmium resistance transporter — MSIVITALLSFAGTNIDDILILTLLFSKAGSAADKWRIVLGQYLAVLTLTFFSLFFGYSISFVPHVYIGLFGLIPILLGLRAVWQLRNKENNKKAETEATQENSGSLKQLLTKIFPADILYVYFLTLANGADNVSIYIPLFTNLGTVEIVTIIVIFVILIGVWCFLGIKIGQYPLIRAFLEKYKDVLIPVVFIGLGLYILLKSGTLGLLLG; from the coding sequence ATGTCCATTGTTATCACTGCGCTGTTGTCCTTTGCGGGGACGAATATCGACGATATTTTAATTCTGACCCTGCTTTTTTCAAAAGCAGGGTCAGCGGCGGATAAGTGGAGAATTGTCCTTGGCCAGTATCTGGCGGTTCTGACACTGACCTTTTTCAGCCTTTTCTTTGGCTACAGCATTTCCTTTGTGCCTCACGTATATATTGGCCTGTTCGGTTTGATTCCGATTCTGCTTGGGCTAAGGGCAGTGTGGCAGCTCAGAAATAAGGAAAATAACAAAAAAGCAGAGACTGAAGCAACGCAGGAGAACTCTGGAAGTCTAAAACAGCTGCTTACGAAAATATTCCCGGCAGATATCCTGTATGTTTACTTCCTGACGCTGGCAAACGGGGCAGACAACGTGAGCATCTATATCCCCTTGTTCACGAATCTGGGCACTGTGGAGATCGTAACGATCATCGTGATTTTTGTGATTTTGATTGGTGTATGGTGCTTTTTAGGAATAAAGATAGGCCAGTATCCCCTGATCAGGGCGTTTCTTGAAAAATATAAGGATGTGCTCATACCCGTTGTATTCATCGGGCTGGGACTTTACATCTTGTTGAAAAGCGGCACGCTTGGCTTGCTGCTGGGGTAA
- a CDS encoding ATP-grasp domain-containing protein, translating into MLGILYESEEWSSHKLLAEIQSFGVEARLINLEEDNAVASINGCDLLVSRVFASAQFRQHQRSLERMPKVIRQAAHKGIPMINPPQAHFYETSKALSTAFLKWKGIAVPDVYGVFFPEEADPASFSYPCVVKPDCGGRTTCTYIVHDAGELTEAMAQTPAIRMIAEEYIPPVHGYITRVEVIGGECRLILKRSVTADGLSAYHLGSVYTHYTDCPEKVRQTAVRVLSLLDIEFGSLDIIETEKNFYIIDVNAVSNASEDNTVMFGFDLMRETAAYIVKRYREMEKRNDDNKRNL; encoded by the coding sequence ATGCTTGGTATTTTGTACGAGTCGGAGGAATGGTCAAGCCACAAGCTTCTTGCGGAAATTCAGTCCTTTGGGGTTGAAGCCCGGCTTATTAATCTTGAGGAGGACAATGCCGTTGCATCGATCAACGGCTGTGATCTGCTTGTCAGCCGGGTGTTTGCCAGCGCTCAGTTCAGACAGCACCAGCGGTCACTGGAGCGTATGCCGAAGGTTATCAGACAGGCAGCGCATAAAGGCATTCCGATGATTAATCCACCGCAGGCGCACTTTTATGAAACCAGTAAAGCGCTCAGTACGGCCTTTCTCAAGTGGAAGGGCATTGCGGTTCCAGATGTATACGGAGTGTTTTTTCCTGAGGAGGCTGATCCGGCGAGCTTCAGCTATCCCTGCGTCGTCAAACCGGACTGCGGAGGAAGGACCACCTGTACTTACATTGTCCATGACGCCGGGGAGCTGACAGAAGCGATGGCGCAGACACCAGCAATCCGTATGATCGCAGAGGAATACATCCCTCCTGTCCATGGCTATATCACACGGGTCGAGGTAATCGGCGGAGAATGCCGCCTCATTTTAAAACGCAGTGTGACAGCGGACGGCTTGTCGGCCTATCATCTGGGTTCTGTCTATACCCACTATACCGATTGTCCTGAAAAGGTCAGGCAAACGGCAGTAAGAGTCCTGTCGCTTCTCGACATTGAGTTCGGGAGTCTTGACATTATTGAAACAGAGAAGAATTTTTATATTATTGATGTGAACGCTGTCTCCAATGCGTCGGAGGACAACACCGTGATGTTTGGCTTTGATCTGATGCGGGAGACAGCCGCCTATATTGTAAAACGCTACAGAGAAATGGAGAAAAGAAATGATGACAATAAAAGAAATTTATGA
- a CDS encoding transporter substrate-binding domain-containing protein: MKRITGLFVSVLMLCLIFVGCSNPGGEIQMGEAPLKVAMDLKFPPFTEMDEKGNPKGIEVDIANAFGDYIGREVEIVNTDFSMLIPALETGEADIVICDMTVNEERKEVVDFSEPYLYGRTLALVGKDFAQKNNVTEEMKPEEFFAIKGARYVGLAGTISVSVPQGYGVPVGEITDVASGLMEINNGTADVLVGANTIIGDHYAYADTTEIYWGIKEYSQSAMAVKKGNTPLLDQANAFVKSMYEDGGFYKTAGDKYDQVIHDYLKDDRLGLDFIIYPPQ; the protein is encoded by the coding sequence ATGAAAAGAATAACAGGACTGTTTGTGAGTGTTTTAATGCTTTGCTTGATTTTTGTGGGATGTTCTAACCCAGGCGGTGAAATCCAAATGGGAGAAGCCCCGCTCAAGGTGGCGATGGATCTGAAGTTTCCGCCCTTTACAGAAATGGATGAGAAGGGTAATCCCAAAGGGATAGAGGTGGATATCGCCAACGCCTTTGGCGATTACATCGGACGTGAGGTCGAGATCGTCAACACGGATTTTTCCATGCTTATTCCAGCACTGGAAACCGGAGAGGCCGACATTGTCATCTGCGATATGACCGTCAACGAGGAGCGTAAGGAAGTGGTCGACTTTTCAGAGCCTTATCTGTACGGCCGTACGCTGGCGCTGGTGGGCAAAGACTTCGCTCAAAAAAACAACGTCACAGAAGAAATGAAGCCAGAGGAATTCTTTGCCATCAAGGGCGCTCGATACGTTGGGCTGGCGGGGACGATCTCCGTATCGGTTCCCCAGGGCTACGGGGTCCCGGTTGGGGAGATTACCGATGTGGCCAGCGGCTTGATGGAGATAAACAACGGAACCGCCGATGTGCTGGTGGGCGCAAACACCATCATTGGCGATCATTACGCTTATGCCGACACCACCGAAATTTACTGGGGCATTAAAGAATACAGCCAGTCCGCAATGGCAGTTAAAAAGGGTAATACCCCGCTGCTTGATCAGGCCAATGCCTTTGTGAAATCCATGTATGAGGATGGCGGTTTTTACAAAACAGCCGGAGATAAATATGACCAGGTCATCCATGATTATCTGAAGGACGACCGTCTGGGCCTTGATTTTATCATATATCCGCCGCAGTAA
- a CDS encoding ABC transporter permease subunit (The N-terminal region of this protein, as described by TIGR01726, is a three transmembrane segment that identifies a subfamily of ABC transporter permease subunits, which specificities that include histidine, arginine, glutamine, glutamate, L-cystine (sic), the opines (in Agrobacterium) octopine and nopaline, etc.) has protein sequence MVRKYSRPLQYLAAGALFLLLILYVLGNTTEHPRYHLILDQWPLLLSGVGYTLLVSAITLVLSAVLGFVLYLMMKSRLPFVKGTAIIFREIVMGTPLLVMVFLAVYVLGEAVHISNKFVLGIAALTLYTAPYVANSYQSAVEVIDEDQYVVMELYHFTGFQKYFYVILPQMARPLLPAFINHLSGIIKGSALLKVVSFPEIAYVITVIAAKNWASVEGYLVMWIAYLAVTIPLSLLAQLIGRRLSR, from the coding sequence ATGGTAAGAAAATACAGCAGACCATTGCAGTATCTGGCTGCCGGGGCCCTGTTTTTGCTTTTAATCCTCTACGTTCTGGGCAACACCACGGAGCATCCCCGTTATCATCTGATTCTTGACCAGTGGCCTCTGCTTTTAAGCGGCGTGGGCTACACGCTGCTGGTAAGCGCCATTACTCTTGTTCTGAGCGCGGTGCTGGGCTTTGTGCTCTACCTGATGATGAAAAGCCGTCTGCCCTTTGTGAAAGGAACAGCCATCATTTTCAGAGAGATCGTCATGGGGACGCCGCTTCTGGTCATGGTGTTTCTGGCTGTTTATGTTTTGGGCGAGGCTGTGCACATCAGTAACAAATTTGTGCTGGGTATCGCGGCCCTGACCCTGTACACAGCGCCCTATGTGGCCAACTCCTACCAAAGCGCCGTGGAGGTGATTGATGAGGATCAGTATGTCGTTATGGAGCTCTATCACTTTACAGGCTTTCAGAAGTATTTTTACGTCATTCTGCCTCAGATGGCAAGGCCCTTATTGCCGGCATTCATCAATCACCTCTCAGGGATCATCAAGGGCTCCGCCCTGCTGAAGGTCGTGTCCTTTCCGGAAATCGCCTATGTAATCACAGTGATCGCGGCTAAAAACTGGGCATCGGTAGAAGGCTATCTGGTGATGTGGATCGCCTATCTGGCGGTCACGATTCCGCTGTCGCTCTTAGCTCAGCTTATTGGAAGGAGGCTGTCACGGTGA
- a CDS encoding DUF2000 domain-containing protein, which translates to MNLENEKSVMIIDEELPLGIIANTAAILGITLGKKRPDIVGCDVTDQNGNTHLGIIAFPIPVLKGTKDSIREIRQKLYGADFSDLTVVDFSDLAQGCNDYDEFIGLMANTPESGLQYMGVAICGPKKKVNKLTGSMPLLR; encoded by the coding sequence ATGAACTTGGAAAATGAAAAAAGTGTTATGATTATTGATGAAGAACTCCCTCTGGGTATCATCGCCAATACCGCCGCTATCCTAGGAATCACCCTTGGCAAAAAAAGGCCGGACATTGTGGGCTGTGATGTCACAGACCAAAATGGAAACACGCACCTTGGCATTATCGCCTTCCCCATCCCTGTCTTAAAGGGAACGAAAGACAGTATCCGGGAAATCCGACAAAAGCTCTACGGCGCGGATTTCAGTGATCTGACCGTAGTGGACTTTTCGGATTTGGCCCAGGGCTGTAATGACTACGATGAATTTATCGGTCTTATGGCCAATACACCAGAGTCCGGGCTTCAGTATATGGGCGTTGCCATCTGCGGCCCCAAAAAGAAGGTCAATAAGCTTACTGGCAGTATGCCGCTTTTGAGATAA
- a CDS encoding ATP-binding cassette domain-containing protein, whose translation MNLLIEDKKAVGIMGASGSGKSTLLRQLAGIEFPEEGSIMINETAVTRKKARAYQREIGVVFQRHNLFPHLSLKKNLLLILEKIKRMDPEEAGQKADVLLDQFHLAEQADKLPRHVSGGQAQRASIARALCTEPELLFLDEPTAALDPILTGEVLEAVTALKHLGKDCVFVTHEIDFLKQFADYFVFMDQGEILEHGQTDLLESPKTDKLAAFLRKEG comes from the coding sequence TTGAATCTTTTAATCGAGGACAAAAAGGCAGTTGGCATTATGGGCGCCTCAGGCAGCGGTAAGTCTACGCTGCTGCGGCAGCTGGCAGGGATCGAGTTTCCGGAAGAGGGAAGCATCATGATAAACGAAACAGCGGTTACCCGGAAAAAAGCCCGCGCATACCAGCGGGAAATCGGTGTTGTGTTTCAAAGGCATAATCTTTTTCCACATCTCTCCCTCAAAAAGAATCTACTGCTCATTCTTGAAAAGATTAAACGGATGGATCCAGAGGAGGCGGGGCAGAAAGCAGACGTACTTCTTGACCAGTTTCACCTGGCAGAGCAGGCGGATAAGCTGCCGCGCCATGTGTCAGGCGGCCAGGCACAGCGGGCATCCATTGCCAGAGCGCTGTGTACAGAGCCGGAGCTGCTTTTCCTGGACGAGCCGACAGCAGCCCTTGACCCGATTCTTACCGGGGAGGTTCTTGAAGCAGTCACAGCCCTTAAACACCTGGGCAAGGATTGCGTCTTTGTCACACATGAGATTGATTTCCTTAAACAGTTCGCGGACTATTTTGTGTTTATGGATCAGGGTGAAATCCTTGAGCATGGGCAAACAGATTTGCTCGAATCACCCAAGACAGATAAGCTGGCCGCTTTTTTAAGAAAGGAGGGATAA
- a CDS encoding 4Fe-4S binding protein translates to MMTIKEIYEYFDRIGCVTFSTLAENGYVESRIAHFFACDADGIYFRTMDVKPFYKELKQTGKVSVCGMYPSSQVSHDENNLPSFVPGYTMRITGDMRELTMDEVAEKAKGSRDFNVAVYDIEKYPRTRIFVLYRAWGERYDFDYAKENRDHKMERERFAYGGMSFIEPGLTITDACTGCGKCAEICSFDAIEKGEPYQINGSRCDECGNCYHNCPVNAIVSKG, encoded by the coding sequence ATGATGACAATAAAAGAAATTTATGAATATTTTGACCGGATCGGCTGTGTGACTTTTTCAACCCTGGCGGAGAATGGCTATGTGGAATCCCGTATTGCCCATTTTTTTGCCTGTGACGCGGATGGGATTTATTTTAGAACCATGGATGTCAAGCCGTTCTACAAAGAGCTGAAGCAGACCGGAAAGGTCAGCGTGTGCGGTATGTACCCCAGCAGTCAGGTGAGCCATGACGAAAATAACCTGCCCTCTTTTGTGCCAGGTTATACCATGCGGATTACAGGTGACATGCGGGAGCTTACAATGGACGAGGTGGCGGAAAAGGCCAAAGGCAGCCGGGACTTTAACGTGGCGGTCTATGATATCGAAAAATATCCCCGAACACGTATTTTTGTGCTTTATCGGGCCTGGGGTGAGCGCTATGATTTTGATTACGCCAAGGAAAACCGGGATCATAAAATGGAGCGCGAACGATTTGCTTATGGCGGAATGTCTTTTATCGAGCCAGGCCTCACGATCACAGACGCCTGCACAGGCTGCGGAAAATGCGCTGAAATCTGTTCCTTTGACGCGATTGAGAAGGGTGAGCCTTACCAGATCAACGGCAGCCGGTGTGACGAATGCGGTAATTGTTATCATAACTGCCCGGTAAACGCCATTGTCTCCAAGGGATAA
- a CDS encoding FeoA family protein: MKKLSEAKSGERGIIKAIDGDTRFLSRITSIGLTPGCPVTVILNEKKRPVLLYSRDTMIALNREESDKIQFGGDLL; this comes from the coding sequence ATGAAAAAACTATCAGAAGCGAAAAGTGGAGAACGGGGAATCATCAAAGCCATAGACGGCGATACACGGTTTCTCAGCAGGATCACATCCATTGGCTTAACGCCAGGCTGTCCGGTAACAGTCATACTAAACGAGAAAAAGAGACCGGTCCTGCTCTACAGCCGGGACACCATGATTGCTCTAAACCGGGAGGAAAGCGATAAAATTCAATTTGGAGGAGATTTATTATGA
- a CDS encoding helix-turn-helix transcriptional regulator, with product MEQQVDPILMTRYFVRQRSISPLVRCMEFEYKNETGFIFLLELYPGVQLWVNDFKMQEIWMPQIEDYHYLKLNCCLVGRCEVKLPDNRYVYLSDSRVSVDLNPAFGWVTLPTARYHGLVLLIDLSVIKENQPAAWKDYGLELCQAEALLSGQKGSWLGLATPEWRQKAGVLAERITKGDSDLEDYRFWTAELLYLLKKGSCSMPAAEQAFLTQGQRAVAIHVEQKLNSDLSKKHRITELAEEQGVSPSALKKYFAQIYGKPISVYVREKRMKQAQKLLSTTQISIADIAAMVGYENQGKFGAAFRKITGATPLEFRRLNHHHFRYKEN from the coding sequence ATGGAACAGCAGGTCGATCCAATACTGATGACGCGGTATTTTGTCCGGCAGCGCTCTATTTCACCGCTGGTACGTTGTATGGAATTTGAATACAAAAATGAAACAGGCTTCATTTTCTTGTTAGAGCTCTATCCAGGAGTCCAGCTTTGGGTTAATGATTTTAAAATGCAGGAAATCTGGATGCCCCAAATAGAGGATTACCATTATCTAAAGCTGAACTGCTGCCTAGTGGGACGCTGTGAGGTAAAGCTGCCGGACAACCGGTACGTTTACCTGAGCGATAGCCGGGTGAGCGTTGACCTGAACCCTGCTTTTGGCTGGGTGACACTTCCCACAGCCAGGTATCATGGACTGGTACTGTTAATTGATCTGTCCGTGATTAAAGAGAACCAGCCAGCCGCCTGGAAGGATTACGGCCTGGAGCTGTGTCAGGCAGAAGCCCTGCTCTCCGGCCAGAAGGGAAGCTGGCTCGGTCTTGCGACTCCAGAGTGGAGACAGAAAGCAGGGGTATTGGCAGAGCGGATTACAAAAGGCGATTCGGATTTGGAAGATTACCGTTTCTGGACGGCGGAGTTGCTCTATCTGCTTAAAAAGGGCAGCTGCTCTATGCCGGCTGCAGAGCAGGCATTTTTAACCCAGGGCCAGCGCGCTGTCGCAATACATGTGGAGCAGAAGTTGAACAGCGACCTTTCTAAAAAACACCGCATAACAGAGCTGGCGGAGGAACAGGGGGTGAGTCCCAGCGCTTTGAAAAAATACTTTGCACAAATCTACGGAAAGCCCATCTCGGTTTATGTACGGGAAAAGCGTATGAAGCAGGCGCAAAAATTGTTGAGCACAACCCAGATAAGCATTGCCGATATTGCGGCGATGGTCGGCTATGAAAATCAGGGCAAGTTTGGCGCTGCATTCCGGAAAATCACAGGTGCTACGCCTTTGGAGTTCCGAAGGCTGAACCATCATCATTTCAGGTATAAGGAGAATTAA
- the feoB gene encoding ferrous iron transport protein B has protein sequence MKEVHKETPVIALLGQPNSGKSTLFNGLTGLRQHVGNWPGKTVEQREGYFTKDGTRYTVVDLPGTYSLSANSDEEIITRDYIASGQADAVCILADASQLERSLFMLADFAGIKTPAFLLLNMIDVAKDQGKSIDVRQLEKRLGIPVLPFSATDVKRYDAFYQVLKDVLRKKPTLNTQTLAEKYRKIEGFSELYDHLSGKSIDDYTPLWLTAKLIEGDVPVGVKVCELLGDTAWKPVNSMLKQFQNGALLTGECKFEWIDGVLEGAVQGKKGSPSLGKFDRIATSKRWGKPLAVVIILLGLVAAFIPAAPFMIVGGMISSLSPILNTALSSVGIPTFIVGLICDVGVNAVYFAISMIGFVFGITLVFGLIEEIGYMARISYVFDNTMAKLGLQGKSIMPFLVSFGCTIGGAAGTRVIDNWGQRILTIALAWAVPCAATWAIVPMISSVFFGLWAPVVIVAIFAVALLHMWITSKIFGRHLVKDSERTGMIMELPPYHKPKWGSLLRYVFGRTKDILFRALKVILLISLVFWLLSYSSDGNVSNSIIYRFGTFIEPVTRFFGMGWQTFLAFISSAVSKEAALGVLSSLYAGTGSIFASTVGAVGQAANLGDILVANISPAEALAFIFAVTFNIPCVVALASTYQETHSAKWTFRIALYYVCMALLLSFVVYHIGIFIF, from the coding sequence ATGAAAGAAGTTCACAAAGAAACCCCGGTCATTGCGCTGCTGGGCCAGCCCAACTCGGGAAAGTCCACGCTTTTTAATGGACTGACCGGCCTACGGCAGCATGTGGGAAACTGGCCGGGTAAAACGGTTGAGCAGAGAGAAGGCTATTTTACAAAAGACGGAACGCGCTACACGGTGGTGGACCTTCCCGGAACCTACAGCCTGTCGGCCAATTCGGATGAGGAAATCATTACAAGAGACTACATTGCCAGCGGGCAGGCCGATGCGGTCTGTATTCTGGCAGACGCCTCTCAGCTGGAAAGAAGCCTGTTCATGCTGGCGGATTTTGCAGGGATAAAAACACCGGCCTTTCTGCTGCTTAACATGATTGATGTGGCGAAGGATCAGGGCAAAAGCATTGATGTCAGGCAGCTTGAAAAACGCCTGGGCATTCCGGTTTTACCCTTCTCAGCAACAGACGTTAAGCGCTACGATGCTTTTTATCAGGTGCTGAAGGATGTGCTCAGGAAAAAGCCGACGCTGAACACCCAAACGCTGGCAGAAAAATACCGGAAAATTGAAGGCTTCAGTGAACTCTATGACCATCTTTCCGGTAAGAGCATTGACGACTACACTCCGCTCTGGTTAACGGCCAAGCTGATCGAGGGGGATGTGCCCGTTGGGGTAAAGGTATGCGAGCTTCTGGGAGATACAGCGTGGAAGCCTGTCAACAGTATGCTTAAGCAGTTCCAAAACGGAGCCCTGCTCACAGGAGAATGTAAATTTGAATGGATCGACGGGGTTTTGGAAGGCGCGGTCCAGGGAAAAAAGGGCTCACCGTCGCTTGGCAAATTTGACCGTATCGCCACGAGCAAGCGCTGGGGTAAGCCTCTGGCAGTGGTGATTATCCTGCTCGGGCTGGTGGCTGCCTTTATTCCGGCAGCGCCCTTTATGATTGTCGGCGGCATGATTTCGTCGCTCAGCCCAATTTTAAACACAGCTTTAAGCAGTGTTGGGATACCAACGTTTATCGTTGGCCTTATCTGCGATGTGGGCGTCAATGCGGTTTATTTTGCCATCTCCATGATCGGCTTTGTGTTTGGTATTACACTGGTATTCGGGCTCATCGAGGAGATCGGCTATATGGCCCGCATTTCCTATGTCTTTGATAACACAATGGCTAAGCTCGGATTGCAGGGGAAATCCATCATGCCCTTTCTGGTAAGCTTTGGCTGTACCATCGGCGGCGCGGCAGGAACCCGTGTCATAGATAACTGGGGACAGCGCATTTTGACCATCGCGCTGGCCTGGGCAGTCCCCTGCGCCGCGACCTGGGCCATCGTGCCAATGATCTCCAGCGTGTTCTTTGGCCTCTGGGCACCAGTTGTGATTGTGGCGATCTTTGCTGTGGCGTTGCTGCACATGTGGATTACCTCAAAAATTTTTGGCAGACATCTGGTCAAGGACAGTGAGCGTACCGGGATGATCATGGAACTGCCGCCGTATCATAAACCAAAATGGGGAAGCCTGCTGCGCTATGTTTTTGGCCGTACAAAGGATATTCTGTTCCGCGCGTTGAAGGTTATATTACTTATTTCTCTGGTATTCTGGCTGTTATCCTACTCGTCAGATGGAAATGTGAGTAACAGTATCATCTACAGGTTTGGAACCTTTATCGAGCCTGTCACGCGCTTCTTTGGAATGGGATGGCAGACATTTTTGGCCTTTATATCGTCGGCCGTCAGCAAGGAAGCCGCGCTTGGAGTCCTGAGCTCTCTTTACGCGGGAACAGGCAGTATTTTCGCTTCAACGGTCGGGGCAGTTGGCCAGGCAGCGAATCTGGGTGATATTCTGGTGGCAAACATTTCTCCGGCGGAGGCTCTGGCCTTTATTTTTGCGGTGACCTTTAACATTCCGTGTGTTGTCGCGCTGGCATCCACCTATCAGGAAACGCACTCGGCTAAATGGACTTTCCGTATCGCGCTGTACTACGTGTGCATGGCGCTGCTGTTATCCTTTGTAGTCTATCATATTGGAATCTTTATTTTTTAA